A single Pseudomonas sp. DC1.2 DNA region contains:
- a CDS encoding 2OG-Fe(II) oxygenase, with translation MMLDVERLDETCIKKLANEEVLAIRVKGFLPQPLAIKIGDKILAPGFEGYINAPSIGRIGMAFYEAENQPLLIEDYFERATSNIEELRSRCAPYSSPVDTLRCMFDESWPAGAHLENLYGRKMYVGLSRVVKPGVCFLAHHDIFAKDAPDSVQAKSLEAQFACNVYLNMPSEGGALQMWDHDISPDQFDEMRGDSYGIEPTLLGPPTLEVRPEPGDFIMFNSRCMHSVTPGVADPRLSLSFFVGYRGNASPLTFWS, from the coding sequence ATGATGCTTGACGTCGAGCGTCTCGATGAGACGTGCATAAAAAAACTGGCCAACGAAGAAGTGCTCGCCATTCGCGTCAAAGGCTTTTTGCCGCAGCCTCTGGCGATCAAGATTGGCGACAAGATTCTGGCCCCTGGCTTCGAAGGCTATATCAACGCACCGAGTATCGGCCGCATCGGCATGGCGTTTTATGAAGCGGAAAACCAACCGCTGCTGATCGAAGATTATTTCGAGCGCGCTACCAGCAATATCGAAGAACTGCGCAGCCGATGTGCGCCTTATTCATCACCTGTCGATACCTTGCGTTGCATGTTCGATGAGTCTTGGCCGGCGGGCGCTCATCTGGAGAATCTCTACGGCCGCAAGATGTATGTCGGGCTGTCCAGAGTGGTAAAACCCGGGGTGTGCTTCCTCGCTCACCACGATATTTTCGCCAAAGACGCCCCGGACAGCGTTCAGGCCAAGAGCCTGGAGGCGCAGTTTGCCTGCAACGTTTACCTGAACATGCCCTCCGAGGGCGGGGCATTGCAGATGTGGGACCACGATATTTCACCCGACCAGTTTGATGAAATGCGTGGCGACAGCTACGGCATCGAACCGACCTTGCTCGGACCTCCGACCTTGGAGGTGCGCCCTGAGCCAGGTGATTTCATCATGTTCAATTCGCGCTGTATGCACTCGGTAACCCCGGGCGTGGCGGATCCCCGACTGAGCCTTTCGTTCTTTGTCGGCTATCGCGGCAATGCCTCCCCCCTGACCTTTTGGAGTTGA
- a CDS encoding PLP-dependent aminotransferase family protein, with product MELRIDRQAMVPVVQQIVDGLAGWIRHSEVPPATRLPSVRHIARINLLSQSSVIEACERLVAQGVLGARQGARFFVAASVPVAQTAQALPGGEWAGSCAAGHCGELSLGSGGLPEAWRETDDLGYAIRQVARTDMAGLFNYSTPLGLPALRQQILKRLKRLSITAHESSVMTTAGASQGLDLIVRTLLNPGDCVVVESPGYAHLFDLLRLHGVSMVEVPRTPRGPDTQVLESVLLAHNPRALFINSFHHNPTGSSLTLAVAQRVLQLSKDHGILVIEDDIYADLHNGPGTRLAALDDAASVIYVGSFSKTLSSSLRVGFVVAGAEVISRLAQVKMISSMGASRFCESVLACLLASGAYRKLVQRQRQRLTAERSAALQVLEDAGWEVFGKPVGGLFIWARSRVDDAQVRIAARRFGVLLSSPTSFSPSGEASAWQRINVACACDPRARGFFQATASDRPQTF from the coding sequence ATGGAATTGAGAATCGATCGACAGGCAATGGTGCCGGTCGTACAGCAAATCGTTGACGGGCTGGCAGGTTGGATCCGTCACAGCGAAGTGCCGCCGGCAACACGTTTGCCCTCTGTGCGGCATATCGCGCGGATCAACCTGCTCAGTCAGTCCAGTGTCATTGAAGCCTGTGAGCGCTTAGTGGCTCAGGGGGTTTTGGGCGCGCGTCAGGGGGCGCGGTTCTTTGTCGCGGCGTCAGTGCCAGTTGCGCAAACGGCGCAGGCTCTTCCTGGGGGCGAGTGGGCCGGTAGTTGCGCCGCAGGTCATTGTGGTGAGCTGAGCCTGGGCAGTGGCGGGCTGCCTGAGGCCTGGCGTGAGACCGATGATCTCGGTTACGCGATTCGCCAAGTTGCGCGTACCGACATGGCGGGCCTGTTCAATTACAGCACGCCGCTGGGCCTGCCGGCTTTGCGTCAACAGATCCTCAAACGATTGAAACGCCTCAGCATCACGGCGCACGAAAGCAGTGTGATGACGACCGCCGGCGCCAGTCAGGGGCTCGACCTGATCGTTCGCACCTTGCTTAATCCGGGGGATTGCGTGGTCGTGGAAAGTCCCGGTTACGCTCACCTCTTCGATCTGCTCAGGCTTCACGGAGTCAGCATGGTCGAGGTGCCTAGAACCCCGCGCGGGCCTGATACGCAAGTGCTTGAGAGCGTGTTGCTGGCGCACAACCCTCGCGCATTGTTTATCAATAGCTTTCACCATAACCCCACCGGTAGCAGCCTGACGCTTGCTGTGGCGCAGCGCGTTCTACAACTGAGCAAAGACCACGGAATACTGGTGATTGAAGACGATATTTATGCCGACTTGCACAATGGTCCTGGTACGCGGCTTGCGGCGCTGGATGACGCTGCGAGCGTGATTTACGTCGGCAGCTTTTCCAAAACCCTCAGCAGTTCTCTGCGTGTGGGGTTTGTGGTGGCCGGTGCTGAGGTTATTTCGCGCCTGGCCCAGGTCAAGATGATCAGCAGCATGGGGGCATCCCGGTTCTGTGAATCGGTACTGGCCTGCCTGCTGGCGAGCGGCGCCTATCGCAAGTTGGTGCAGCGCCAGCGTCAGCGCTTGACGGCAGAAAGGTCCGCGGCGCTGCAAGTGCTCGAAGATGCGGGATGGGAGGTGTTTGGCAAGCCTGTAGGCGGGTTGTTTATCTGGGCGAGATCGCGGGTTGACGATGCACAGGTACGAATTGCGGCGCGGCGTTTTGGTGTCCTGTTGTCGTCCCCGACGTCGTTCAGTCCTAGCGGTGAGGCCAGTGCGTGGCAGCGAATCAATGTGGCGTGTGCCTGTGATCCCCGCGCCCGTGGGTTTTTCCAAGCCACCGCTTCGGATCGACCTCAAACGTTCTGA
- a CDS encoding glutathione S-transferase, translated as MLKIWGRKNSSNVRKPLWAAEELGLAYEAIDAGGAFGVVDTPQYRAMNPNGRVPVIEDDGFVLWESNAIVRYLMARHANATAWYPIDLQARAAADKWMDWTSSSFAGPFRNVFWGVLRTPKEQQDWTAINAAIKECDGLLSMVDQALASKSYLSGDDIGMGDIPLGCFIYAWFEMPIERAPQPHIEAWYARLKQRPAYQKAVMTALT; from the coding sequence ATGCTGAAGATCTGGGGTCGGAAAAATTCGTCGAATGTCAGAAAACCTTTGTGGGCCGCCGAGGAGCTGGGCCTTGCGTATGAGGCCATTGATGCCGGCGGTGCCTTCGGTGTCGTCGACACACCGCAGTACCGAGCGATGAACCCCAATGGTCGCGTTCCCGTGATCGAGGATGACGGTTTTGTGTTGTGGGAGTCGAATGCCATCGTGCGTTATCTGATGGCTCGTCATGCCAACGCAACGGCCTGGTATCCAATTGACTTGCAGGCACGGGCTGCTGCCGACAAATGGATGGATTGGACTTCTTCAAGTTTTGCCGGCCCGTTTCGCAACGTATTTTGGGGCGTGTTACGCACCCCGAAGGAGCAACAGGACTGGACAGCCATCAATGCGGCTATCAAGGAGTGTGACGGCTTGCTGTCGATGGTCGATCAGGCACTCGCTTCCAAGTCGTACCTGTCGGGCGACGATATCGGCATGGGTGACATTCCCTTGGGCTGCTTCATTTATGCCTGGTTCGAAATGCCGATCGAACGAGCGCCGCAACCTCATATCGAGGCTTGGTATGCCCGCCTGAAACAGCGTCCTGCGTATCAGAAAGCAGTCATGACCGCGTTGACTTAA
- a CDS encoding LysR family transcriptional regulator, translated as MSINLPLPLLGEMAIFVKVVETGSFSEAARQLGASPSAVSRSISRLEKALATRLLQRTTRKLRLSDGGEEVFKRCQEMVSAAKSVMEISGQFTHEAEGLVRVSVPKAVGRFVIHPHMPEFLRRYPKVDVELLLEDRQVDLIDDHVDLAIRITDRPPAGLVGRQLLTIDHLLCATPQYLAEHGTPSHPHDLLNHSCIYLGETPSDARWKFKKGSKAVTVGVRGRYAANHTGVRLGAVLQHIGIGSLPYFTARYALEQGLIVQVLPEWTFLASYHGGAWLLHSPTRYLPPKLRVFIDYLVDCLEKEPTLSKPGKLNSAGKVAAEYELPESEGLL; from the coding sequence GTGAGCATAAATCTACCGTTGCCGCTGCTGGGGGAAATGGCGATTTTCGTCAAGGTTGTCGAGACCGGCAGTTTCTCCGAGGCGGCTCGACAGTTGGGAGCATCACCCTCGGCGGTCAGCCGAAGCATCTCGCGCCTGGAGAAGGCTCTGGCCACCCGGTTGCTGCAACGCACCACGCGCAAGCTGCGCTTGAGTGACGGCGGTGAAGAGGTGTTCAAGCGCTGCCAGGAGATGGTGAGTGCGGCCAAGTCGGTCATGGAGATCAGCGGCCAGTTCACCCATGAGGCAGAAGGGTTGGTGCGAGTCAGTGTGCCCAAGGCCGTCGGGCGATTTGTAATTCATCCGCATATGCCGGAGTTTCTGCGCCGCTACCCCAAGGTCGATGTGGAATTACTGCTTGAGGATCGCCAGGTGGATTTGATCGATGACCACGTCGATCTGGCGATCCGTATTACCGACCGACCTCCTGCGGGGCTGGTCGGTCGACAACTTCTGACCATCGATCATTTACTCTGTGCAACACCGCAATACCTGGCCGAACATGGCACCCCGAGTCACCCTCACGATTTGCTCAATCACAGTTGCATCTACCTGGGCGAAACCCCGAGCGATGCCCGCTGGAAATTCAAGAAAGGTTCCAAGGCCGTGACTGTCGGTGTGCGCGGGCGTTATGCCGCCAATCACACGGGCGTGCGATTGGGAGCTGTGTTGCAGCATATCGGGATCGGCAGCCTGCCGTATTTCACGGCGAGGTATGCGTTAGAGCAGGGGCTGATTGTGCAGGTTTTACCGGAATGGACCTTTCTGGCCTCTTATCATGGCGGCGCCTGGTTGTTGCATTCGCCGACCCGTTATCTGCCGCCAAAACTTCGGGTGTTCATCGATTATCTGGTTGATTGCCTGGAGAAAGAGCCGACCCTGAGCAAACCAGGGAAGTTGAATAGCGCGGGCAAAGTTGCGGCCGAATATGAGCTGCCGGAGAGTGAAGGGTTGCTTTGA
- a CDS encoding transglutaminase family protein → MREYLRPGRFINSDHPAVVEFAEKHRGVGHDPLEQAINLYYAVREAVRYNPYTFSRDSETLCASYALEKGESYCVPKATLLAACARHCGIPARIGLADVRNHLSTPRLLELLKSDVFAMHGYTELYLNERWVKATPAFNQKLCELFNVAPLEFDGLNDSVFHPFNRDGEQLMEYLVDHGHFTDVPEVFFFEHLQKCYPHLFGEQLPTLLGDMQSDLSRA, encoded by the coding sequence ATGCGCGAGTATCTTAGACCCGGCCGCTTCATCAATAGTGACCATCCGGCTGTGGTGGAGTTCGCCGAAAAACATCGCGGCGTAGGTCATGATCCGCTTGAGCAAGCGATAAATCTCTATTACGCCGTGCGCGAGGCCGTGCGTTACAACCCTTACACTTTCAGTCGCGATTCCGAAACCTTGTGCGCAAGTTACGCGCTGGAAAAGGGCGAGAGCTATTGCGTGCCCAAAGCCACGCTACTAGCTGCCTGCGCGCGGCATTGCGGTATCCCTGCACGCATTGGCCTGGCGGATGTGCGCAATCACCTGTCGACCCCGCGCTTGCTCGAATTGCTCAAAAGTGACGTGTTTGCCATGCACGGCTATACCGAGTTGTATCTGAATGAGCGATGGGTCAAAGCCACGCCGGCGTTCAATCAAAAGCTCTGTGAGTTATTCAACGTCGCGCCCTTGGAGTTCGATGGGCTGAACGACAGCGTTTTTCACCCGTTCAACCGCGACGGAGAACAGTTGATGGAGTATCTGGTGGACCACGGTCATTTCACCGATGTGCCTGAGGTGTTCTTTTTTGAGCACTTGCAAAAGTGCTATCCGCATCTGTTCGGTGAGCAACTGCCGACCTTGTTGGGTGATATGCAGAGCGATTTGAGTCGCGCCTGA
- a CDS encoding SDR family oxidoreductase has translation MSMTFSGQVAVVTGAAAGIGRATAQAFAGEGLKVVVADLDAAGGEETVALIRAVGGEATFVRCDVTLESDVKNLMEAVINAYGRLDYAFNNAGIEIEKGKLAEGTVDEFDAIMGVNVKGVWLCMKYQLPLLLAQGGGAIVNTASVAGLGAAPKMSIYAASKHAVIGLTKSAAIEYAKKKIRVNAVCPAVIDTDMFRRAYEADPKKGEFATAMHPVGRIGKVEEIASAVLYLCSDGAAFTTGHSLAVDGGVTAF, from the coding sequence ATGAGCATGACGTTTTCCGGCCAAGTAGCTGTTGTGACGGGAGCCGCCGCGGGTATTGGCCGCGCAACGGCCCAGGCGTTCGCTGGCGAGGGGCTCAAAGTGGTGGTCGCCGATTTGGACGCGGCGGGCGGTGAGGAGACCGTAGCGTTGATTCGTGCTGTCGGTGGTGAAGCGACCTTCGTCCGGTGTGACGTCACGCTGGAAAGCGATGTAAAAAATCTGATGGAAGCAGTGATCAACGCTTACGGCCGTCTGGACTATGCCTTCAACAATGCCGGTATCGAGATCGAAAAAGGAAAGTTGGCCGAGGGGACTGTCGATGAGTTCGACGCGATCATGGGGGTCAACGTCAAAGGTGTGTGGTTGTGCATGAAGTATCAATTGCCGCTGCTGCTGGCTCAGGGTGGCGGTGCGATCGTCAACACCGCGTCGGTAGCCGGCTTGGGTGCTGCGCCGAAAATGAGTATTTACGCCGCGTCGAAGCACGCGGTGATCGGCTTGACCAAATCAGCGGCTATTGAATATGCCAAGAAGAAAATCCGCGTGAATGCGGTGTGTCCGGCGGTTATCGACACCGATATGTTTCGTCGTGCTTACGAGGCGGATCCGAAGAAGGGTGAGTTCGCCACGGCAATGCACCCGGTCGGACGTATCGGTAAGGTCGAGGAAATTGCCAGTGCGGTGTTGTACCTGTGCAGTGACGGTGCGGCATTCACCACCGGGCATTCGTTGGCGGTGGATGGGGGGGTTACAGCGTTTTGA
- a CDS encoding methyl-accepting chemotaxis protein — MQAMQQMGAGLSSIVSGLQAGIEQLASSAQSLSTVTEQTNLEVSSQKEETEQVATAMNQMTATVHDVARNAEEAAQAALSADGKVESGQQVVRQSMARIEQLASSATSASSSIESLSAQIQNIGTVLSVIKSVAEQTNLLALNAAIEAARAGEQGRGFAVVADEVRALAKRTQQSTEEIERLVSALRSAAQSSVQQIQNSGELVKLAVSDALQTESALGSIAAAVSLIQQMNLQIAAAAEEQSSVAEEINRSVTSIRASADQSSLAMQGNAASSIELAQLGVELKGMVGHFRL; from the coding sequence ATGCAGGCTATGCAGCAGATGGGCGCGGGACTCAGCAGTATCGTCAGTGGTTTACAGGCCGGTATCGAACAGTTGGCCAGTTCAGCTCAATCGTTGTCGACAGTGACCGAGCAAACCAACCTTGAAGTCAGTAGCCAGAAGGAGGAAACCGAGCAGGTTGCCACGGCGATGAACCAGATGACCGCTACCGTGCATGACGTCGCGCGTAACGCCGAGGAGGCGGCTCAGGCGGCGCTGTCCGCCGACGGCAAGGTCGAGAGCGGTCAGCAGGTGGTGCGCCAGAGCATGGCGCGAATCGAGCAGTTGGCAAGCTCTGCGACCTCGGCGAGTTCCAGCATTGAGAGCTTGAGTGCGCAAATCCAGAATATCGGTACGGTGCTGAGTGTGATCAAGAGCGTGGCCGAGCAAACGAACTTGTTGGCCCTCAACGCCGCGATTGAGGCGGCCCGTGCCGGTGAACAGGGTAGGGGGTTTGCGGTGGTGGCTGACGAAGTGCGTGCTCTGGCCAAGCGAACTCAACAATCAACCGAAGAGATTGAGCGTTTGGTCAGCGCCTTGCGCTCGGCGGCACAGTCGTCGGTGCAGCAGATTCAAAACAGCGGTGAACTGGTCAAACTGGCGGTCAGCGATGCACTTCAGACCGAGAGTGCGCTAGGCAGTATTGCCGCCGCAGTGTCGTTGATTCAGCAGATGAATTTGCAGATTGCCGCCGCCGCCGAGGAGCAAAGTTCGGTGGCTGAGGAGATCAATCGCAGTGTCACCAGCATTCGTGCCAGTGCCGATCAATCCTCCCTGGCGATGCAGGGCAACGCGGCCTCCAGCATTGAGTTGGCGCAGTTGGGGGTAGAGTTGAAGGGGATGGTGGGGCATTTCAGGCTATAG
- a CDS encoding acyl-CoA dehydrogenase — protein MLLLWILVLVIGIAWLAHRRTAPLPALGIVAVYVVAMGAFSHAPGWLLLIFWVLIAAVATPLLLPDLRRKFFSAPLFSWFQKTLPPMSQTERDAIDAGTVWWDGELFSGRPDWNKLLSYPKVQLSDEEQAFIDGPTEELCAMVSDWQIGQAMDLPPEAWTHIKEHGFFALIIPKEFGGKGFSAYAHSQVAMKLATRSGDLASTVMVPNSLGPAELLLHYGTDEQRNHYLPRLARGDDIPCFALTGPLAGSDAGAMPDTGVICKGEWDGKETLGLRLNWEKRYITLGPVATLLGLAFKAYDPEHLLGDKEDLGISLALIPTDTVGVEIGRRHMPLGAAFMNGPNSGKDVFIPLEFLIGGQEMLGKGWMMLMNCLSVGRSISLPAVGTGAAKFTSLVTGQYAQVREQFNVPLSAFEGIQEAMARIGGNAWMMDAARMLTANAVDLGEKPSVLSAILKYHLTERGRECISHAMDVHGGKAIIMGPNNYLGRSWQGAPIFITVEGANILSRNLMIFGQGAIRCHPFVLKEMALAGREDKEQALAEFDGLLLKHIGFAVSNAASTLVLNLGLGHFEQAPGNKLSQGYFRALNRQAAAFAMLADLSMMLLGGELKRRERLSARLGDVLSNMYLASAALKRYHDLDSAEHMAPLFTWAMEESLGQAERALDELLTNFPSKVLGCLLRVIVFPFGRRHKGPSDKLGAEVAAVIGRTKGDPTLEELLAGCYRPQSSEDAVGALQHACDLLTAAQPLQKKLHLALKSGQVNPAAGEHAIDAALEAGVLQSAEAQTLREAEAARRKVIDVDDFAKEELARAEGKVR, from the coding sequence ATGCTGTTGTTGTGGATACTGGTTCTGGTCATCGGAATCGCCTGGTTGGCCCACCGCCGCACCGCACCGCTACCAGCCTTGGGCATTGTTGCCGTTTATGTTGTGGCAATGGGCGCCTTCAGCCATGCACCAGGCTGGCTGCTACTGATTTTTTGGGTATTGATCGCTGCAGTCGCAACCCCTCTACTGCTGCCCGACCTGCGCCGTAAGTTTTTCAGCGCGCCACTGTTCAGTTGGTTTCAGAAGACCCTGCCACCGATGTCGCAAACCGAGCGCGATGCCATCGATGCCGGCACGGTGTGGTGGGACGGCGAGCTGTTCAGCGGGCGGCCGGACTGGAACAAACTGCTGTCCTACCCAAAAGTGCAACTGAGCGACGAGGAACAGGCTTTTATTGACGGCCCGACCGAAGAACTCTGCGCCATGGTCAGCGACTGGCAGATTGGCCAAGCCATGGACCTGCCGCCGGAAGCATGGACGCACATCAAGGAGCATGGTTTCTTCGCCCTGATCATTCCCAAGGAATTTGGCGGAAAGGGCTTTTCAGCCTATGCCCACTCCCAGGTGGCAATGAAACTGGCGACCCGCAGTGGCGATCTCGCGTCCACCGTAATGGTCCCCAACTCCCTCGGCCCAGCCGAACTGCTGCTGCATTACGGCACCGATGAACAGCGTAACCACTACCTGCCTCGACTGGCCCGAGGCGACGATATTCCGTGCTTTGCATTGACCGGCCCGCTGGCTGGCTCCGATGCAGGGGCAATGCCGGATACCGGAGTCATCTGCAAAGGCGAATGGGACGGTAAGGAAACCCTCGGCCTGCGCCTGAACTGGGAAAAACGCTATATCACGCTTGGCCCGGTGGCCACGCTGCTAGGCCTTGCGTTCAAGGCCTACGACCCGGAACACCTGCTGGGCGACAAGGAAGACTTGGGCATCAGCCTGGCGCTCATCCCGACCGATACCGTCGGGGTTGAAATAGGTCGCCGTCACATGCCGTTGGGCGCAGCCTTCATGAACGGTCCGAACTCCGGCAAGGACGTGTTCATCCCGTTGGAGTTCTTGATTGGCGGCCAGGAGATGCTCGGCAAGGGTTGGATGATGCTGATGAACTGCCTGTCGGTGGGCCGGTCGATTTCGCTGCCCGCTGTCGGCACTGGTGCGGCCAAGTTCACCAGCCTGGTCACCGGCCAGTACGCCCAAGTACGCGAACAGTTCAACGTCCCGCTGTCGGCATTCGAAGGTATCCAGGAAGCGATGGCGCGCATCGGTGGCAACGCCTGGATGATGGACGCCGCGCGTATGCTGACGGCCAATGCCGTGGATCTGGGCGAAAAACCATCGGTGCTGTCGGCGATTCTCAAATATCACCTCACCGAACGCGGCCGCGAGTGCATCAGCCACGCCATGGACGTCCACGGCGGCAAGGCGATTATCATGGGGCCGAACAACTACCTGGGGCGCAGTTGGCAAGGCGCACCCATCTTCATCACCGTGGAAGGCGCAAACATTCTTTCACGCAACTTGATGATCTTTGGTCAAGGCGCTATTCGCTGCCATCCGTTCGTGCTTAAGGAGATGGCCCTCGCCGGCCGTGAAGACAAGGAACAGGCGCTCGCCGAGTTCGATGGGCTACTGCTCAAACATATCGGTTTTGCGGTGAGCAACGCCGCCAGCACCCTGGTCCTGAATCTCGGCCTGGGGCACTTCGAACAGGCGCCGGGTAACAAGCTCAGCCAAGGCTACTTCCGTGCCCTCAACCGTCAGGCCGCCGCCTTTGCGATGCTTGCGGACCTGAGCATGATGCTGCTGGGCGGCGAACTGAAACGCCGCGAACGTCTGTCCGCGCGCTTGGGCGATGTACTGAGCAACATGTACCTGGCCTCGGCAGCGCTCAAGCGTTACCACGACCTGGACTCTGCGGAACACATGGCGCCGCTATTTACATGGGCCATGGAAGAAAGCCTGGGTCAGGCTGAACGAGCGCTGGATGAACTGCTGACTAACTTCCCGAGCAAGGTACTGGGTTGCCTGCTGCGAGTGATCGTGTTTCCGTTCGGCCGCCGCCACAAAGGACCTTCGGACAAACTCGGTGCCGAAGTGGCGGCAGTTATCGGCCGTACAAAAGGCGATCCGACCCTCGAAGAACTACTCGCCGGTTGCTATCGTCCGCAATCAAGCGAGGATGCCGTTGGTGCGTTGCAACATGCCTGCGACTTGCTGACGGCGGCGCAACCGTTGCAGAAAAAACTGCATTTGGCGCTCAAAAGCGGCCAGGTCAACCCGGCTGCCGGAGAACACGCTATCGATGCAGCACTGGAGGCGGGCGTGCTGCAATCGGCAGAAGCGCAGACCCTGCGTGAAGCCGAAGCCGCGCGACGCAAGGTCATTGATGTCGACGATTTCGCCAAAGAGGAACTGGCGCGGGCTGAAGGCAAGGTCCGCTGA
- a CDS encoding LysE family translocator — MLSNYLGEFLALATIHFLAVVAPGPDFAVTIRQSVRFGRVVGICTALGIGAGISVHVLYTLLGVGALMHTTPWLLTVAKVVGGAYILYLGVSLLRSKPKTELVGDKCADEQVVEQTLLKAFTTGFLTNATNPKATLFFLAIFTTIISTTTPLKIQALYGIWMCFVNALWFVIVALFFSSARIRLLFMRMGHWFERTMGVILILFAGRLILSM; from the coding sequence ATGCTTTCGAATTATCTAGGCGAATTCCTTGCGCTAGCGACGATCCACTTTCTCGCCGTCGTCGCGCCTGGGCCTGATTTTGCAGTGACAATTCGCCAGAGCGTGCGCTTTGGACGGGTGGTGGGGATCTGCACGGCGCTGGGTATTGGCGCAGGAATTTCGGTACACGTGCTCTACACGTTGCTGGGCGTCGGCGCACTGATGCACACCACTCCCTGGCTTTTGACAGTGGCCAAAGTGGTAGGTGGCGCCTACATTCTGTACCTCGGCGTCAGCCTGTTGCGCAGCAAACCCAAGACCGAACTGGTAGGCGACAAATGCGCTGACGAGCAGGTCGTGGAGCAAACCCTGTTGAAGGCGTTCACCACAGGCTTCCTGACCAACGCGACCAACCCGAAAGCCACACTGTTCTTCCTGGCGATCTTCACTACCATCATCAGTACAACCACCCCACTGAAGATTCAGGCGCTTTATGGCATCTGGATGTGCTTCGTCAACGCGTTGTGGTTTGTGATCGTCGCGCTATTCTTTTCCAGCGCCCGGATACGGCTACTGTTCATGCGCATGGGGCACTGGTTCGAACGAACCATGGGGGTGATTTTGATACTGTTTGCCGGACGTCTGATTCTGTCGATGTAA
- a CDS encoding PA2817 family protein gives MSNVVADHLVLLDHLRSILVAVGEAEQVPEESHALFLERFDELRALLPVDPIESQYLGQDILCQVITRYPQIAHLVPRDLLWYFAGDCLHYMPDDEIDLYQALEERRFEAEQNEEPFDWNQEKQLLAMSNQDSKH, from the coding sequence GTGTCCAACGTCGTTGCCGATCATCTCGTCCTGCTCGATCACTTGCGCAGCATCCTGGTCGCCGTAGGTGAGGCCGAACAGGTTCCCGAAGAAAGCCATGCCTTGTTCCTGGAGCGTTTTGACGAACTGCGTGCCTTGCTGCCGGTTGACCCGATCGAAAGCCAGTACCTGGGCCAGGATATTCTGTGCCAGGTCATCACTCGTTACCCGCAAATTGCCCATTTGGTCCCACGTGATCTGCTGTGGTACTTCGCCGGTGACTGCCTGCATTACATGCCAGATGATGAAATCGATCTTTACCAGGCGCTGGAAGAGCGTCGTTTCGAGGCAGAGCAAAACGAAGAACCTTTCGATTGGAACCAAGAAAAACAGCTCCTGGCAATGTCGAACCAGGACAGCAAGCACTGA
- a CDS encoding alanyl-tRNA editing protein — protein MTLRLFFHSDDLKANVEVLDCTPHEHEFAVILRATLFHPQGGGQPCDTGWIGESQVLRVVQDTDQIIHYVSHPVKLGMTQIRIDEQRRQFNTRMHSAGHLIGHFVQALGWTPIKAHHWPEEGRVQFQPGDSAQAVELQPLQQGIEKWISHDLPRLTSLREGAREIGFGELPAYGCGGTHVRSLKDLGSITIASLSQKKGTLSVHYSVD, from the coding sequence ATGACGCTTCGCCTCTTTTTCCATAGTGATGACCTCAAAGCCAATGTGGAAGTCCTGGATTGCACCCCCCACGAGCATGAGTTCGCGGTCATTCTGCGCGCTACATTGTTTCATCCCCAAGGCGGTGGACAGCCCTGTGACACTGGCTGGATCGGCGAAAGCCAAGTGCTGCGAGTAGTTCAGGATACGGACCAGATCATCCACTACGTTAGCCACCCCGTAAAACTCGGCATGACCCAAATCCGCATTGATGAACAGCGCCGTCAGTTCAATACCCGCATGCACTCGGCTGGCCACCTGATCGGCCACTTCGTTCAGGCCTTGGGCTGGACGCCGATCAAGGCTCATCACTGGCCGGAAGAAGGTCGCGTGCAGTTCCAACCGGGCGATTCGGCACAGGCCGTGGAGCTTCAGCCCCTGCAACAAGGCATCGAAAAATGGATTAGCCATGACTTGCCGCGCCTGACGTCGTTGCGCGAAGGCGCCCGAGAAATTGGTTTCGGTGAATTGCCCGCCTACGGCTGCGGCGGCACACATGTACGTAGCCTGAAGGATTTGGGCTCGATCACGATCGCGTCCCTTTCGCAGAAAAAAGGGACGCTATCAGTCCACTACAGCGTGGACTGA